A window of Methanosphaera sp. WGK6 contains these coding sequences:
- a CDS encoding cobalamin biosynthesis protein, with translation MIYENLIYGISIIWLSVLIDLLLGEVPNKIHPVIYMGNVISKLKNYLPPTRFSGLLIILTTNFVFTTITFFIIILSLFVNIWVYIIVASLILSTTFSINFLIKSVRDIQKDLATDINKARKSMSYLVSRNTEELTESRITSAAIETLSENITDSITAPLFYTAVFAFPFSMIIAIPIAVIYRVSNTMDAMLGYKTKELINIGRYPAKLDDVLNYIPARITGYYIILAAFLLRYDYKQSYFIMKEFALKTPSPNSGYSMAATAGALNITLTKEGVYELGYGTDELNGEKITEAINITKVTSILFIITIFIIYFIGLLFLM, from the coding sequence ATGATATATGAAAATTTAATTTATGGTATTTCCATAATATGGTTATCCGTTTTAATAGATTTACTTTTAGGCGAAGTTCCAAATAAAATACATCCAGTAATTTATATGGGAAATGTTATTTCAAAGTTAAAAAATTATTTACCTCCAACAAGGTTTTCAGGTTTATTAATTATTTTAACAACAAACTTTGTATTTACAACAATAACCTTTTTCATTATAATACTATCCTTGTTTGTGAATATTTGGGTATATATAATTGTAGCTTCTTTGATTTTATCAACAACATTTTCAATTAATTTCCTAATAAAATCTGTTAGAGATATTCAAAAAGATCTTGCTACTGATATAAATAAAGCACGAAAATCAATGTCATATCTTGTAAGTAGAAATACAGAAGAATTAACAGAATCTCGCATAACTTCTGCTGCAATTGAAACATTATCTGAAAATATAACTGATAGTATAACTGCACCTTTATTTTATACAGCAGTTTTTGCTTTTCCATTTTCAATGATTATTGCAATTCCAATAGCTGTAATATATAGAGTTTCAAATACCATGGATGCAATGTTAGGTTATAAAACAAAAGAATTAATTAATATTGGACGTTATCCAGCAAAATTAGATGATGTATTAAATTATATTCCTGCACGAATAACTGGTTATTATATAATACTTGCAGCATTTCTTTTAAGATATGATTACAAACAATCATACTTTATCATGAAAGAATTTGCTCTAAAAACACCAAGTCCTAATAGTGGTTATTCTATGGCAGCAACAGCCGGAGCTTTAAACATTACTTTAACTAAAGAAGGTGTTTATGAGTTAGGTTATGGAACTGATGAATTAAATGGTGAAAAAATAACTGAAGCAATTAATATAACTAAGGTAACATCAATTTTATTCATAATAACCATTTTTATAATATACTTCATAGGTTTATTATTTTTAATGTAA
- a CDS encoding cobalt-precorrin 5A hydrolase — MKIAILSVTNQGKLISDKLYNSLNNNPLILYVEQYHKNVKETVKNIFNEFDCIIGIMASGIMIRSIAPHVNSKLSDPAVLLIDDNANFTISLLSGHFGGANDLTLKIASIINSTPVITTSTDVNNKIGIDSIAKRFYCSLENHKNIKFINKALVDNKLVDLYLPSKFSFILSKDIENSYNIHIDDKIDVIRSSINGHDVILKPKSLVMGIGARRNIASEKVNHAILEACNLLEIPVNRIDFFCNSRCKS, encoded by the coding sequence ATGAAAATAGCAATTTTATCAGTAACAAATCAAGGAAAATTAATTTCAGATAAATTATATAATTCTTTAAATAATAATCCTTTGATATTATATGTAGAACAATACCATAAAAATGTTAAAGAGACAGTAAAAAATATTTTCAATGAATTTGATTGTATAATTGGGATTATGGCTTCAGGTATTATGATACGTTCTATAGCACCTCATGTTAATTCAAAATTATCTGATCCTGCTGTTTTACTTATTGATGATAATGCTAATTTCACAATAAGTTTATTAAGTGGTCATTTTGGTGGAGCAAATGATTTAACTCTAAAAATAGCTTCTATAATTAATTCAACACCTGTAATAACAACATCTACTGATGTTAATAATAAAATAGGTATTGATTCAATAGCAAAACGTTTTTACTGTTCTCTAGAAAATCATAAAAATATTAAATTTATCAATAAAGCGTTAGTGGATAATAAACTAGTTGATTTATATTTACCTTCTAAATTTTCTTTTATTTTATCAAAAGATATTGAAAATTCTTATAATATTCATATTGATGATAAAATAGATGTAATCCGTTCATCAATAAATGGACATGATGTTATATTAAAACCTAAATCATTAGTTATGGGAATAGGTGCAAGAAGGAATATTGCAAGTGAAAAAGTTAATCATGCTATTTTAGAAGCATGTAATTTACTTGAAATTCCTGTGAATCGTATAGATTTTTTTTGCAACAGCAGATGTAAAAGCTAA
- a CDS encoding cobalamin biosynthesis protein, translated as MKLFNKELKIISMDSIKNYQNDECSKSDFVMKQFGVKGVCEPVCLISNGENSHLIFKKTAYNGVTIAVSVNN; from the coding sequence ATGAAATTATTTAACAAAGAATTAAAAATAATTTCCATGGATTCTATAAAAAATTATCAAAATGATGAATGCTCTAAATCTGATTTTGTTATGAAACAATTTGGAGTAAAAGGAGTTTGTGAACCGGTTTGTTTAATAAGTAATGGTGAAAATTCACATTTAATCTTTAAAAAAACAGCATATAATGGGGTAACAATAGCAGTATCAGTGAATAATTAA
- a CDS encoding cupin domain-containing protein has protein sequence MNNMKSTVYNIENIVDYQEKAVVSKEIIKKETGTITIFAFDKDEGLSEHTAPFDAMVQVIEGILEIKIDGNLNILNKGDMIIMPANIPHALYATEKVKMILSMIKS, from the coding sequence ATGAATAACATGAAATCAACAGTATATAATATAGAAAACATAGTTGACTATCAAGAAAAAGCAGTTGTAAGTAAAGAAATTATTAAAAAAGAAACAGGTACAATAACAATCTTTGCATTTGATAAAGATGAAGGGCTTTCTGAACATACAGCCCCTTTTGATGCTATGGTTCAGGTAATAGAAGGAATATTAGAAATAAAAATAGATGGTAACTTAAACATACTTAACAAAGGAGATATGATTATAATGCCAGCAAATATTCCACATGCATTATATGCAACTGAAAAAGTTAAAATGATTTTAAGTATGATAAAATCATAA
- the pyrB gene encoding aspartate carbamoyltransferase codes for MSFSLKNIISIRDFKKSDVDYILKLAEEMEPIARSEQVSHKKDGKLLGVMFYEPSTRTRLSFETAMKRLGGDVVGFNQKQGTSVQKGEVLYDTAQIISQYSDAIVLRHDMEGAARFISNKVDIPVINAGDGAGQHPTQTLLDLYTIKRTRGDLSNLKIALVGDLKYGRTVHSLVYALAMFKAEIVFISPKELQMPPEILKDLEKLNCKFTIKESLLENIEDVDVIYMTRIQKERFPDPKEYLKVKGRYALTAKNLENSNSILMHPLPRVDEISFDVDNLSNAMYFKQAFYGVPIRMALLDSIIK; via the coding sequence ATGAGTTTTAGTTTAAAAAATATAATATCAATAAGAGACTTTAAAAAAAGCGATGTGGATTATATATTAAAACTTGCTGAAGAAATGGAACCTATAGCAAGATCAGAACAAGTTTCTCATAAAAAGGATGGGAAATTATTAGGTGTAATGTTTTATGAACCATCAACACGTACTAGATTATCATTTGAAACTGCAATGAAACGATTAGGTGGAGATGTTGTTGGATTTAATCAGAAACAAGGTACAAGTGTTCAGAAAGGAGAAGTTCTTTATGATACAGCACAAATTATTTCACAATATTCTGATGCTATAGTTTTAAGACATGATATGGAAGGTGCTGCCAGATTCATATCAAATAAAGTAGATATTCCTGTTATAAATGCTGGTGATGGAGCAGGTCAACATCCAACACAAACTTTACTTGATTTATATACTATAAAAAGAACTAGAGGAGATTTATCTAATTTAAAAATAGCATTAGTAGGTGATTTGAAGTATGGACGTACAGTTCATAGTTTAGTATATGCATTAGCAATGTTTAAAGCAGAAATTGTATTTATTTCTCCTAAAGAATTACAAATGCCACCAGAAATTCTTAAAGATTTAGAAAAATTAAATTGTAAATTCACAATTAAAGAATCATTACTTGAAAATATTGAAGATGTTGATGTTATATATATGACTAGAATTCAGAAAGAAAGATTCCCAGACCCTAAAGAATACTTAAAAGTAAAAGGAAGATATGCATTAACTGCTAAAAATTTAGAGAATTCTAATAGTATCCTTATGCATCCACTACCTAGAGTTGATGAAATTAGCTTTGATGTGGATAACCTTAGTAATGCTATGTATTTTAAGCAAGCATTTTATGGTGTACCAATAAGAATGGCACTACTTGATTCTATTATAAAATAG
- a CDS encoding tRNA (adenine-N1)-methyltransferase, giving the protein MKIIVDKKNRKYIVQDKEFHTEKGVIPEEDIINAKVGDVLETHMGKKYTVIEPNINDYIDLMKRKCSIILPQDLGLVIGFTGIGYGSKIVESGTGAGSSLLFFANIVGPKGHVSSYEIREDFVKIIQENIEGTDFENITLYNQDVTEGFKEEDNSIDLVFLDLPKPGDVIEDSYRILKTGGFIAVYTPYVEQFQIVNKILGKTGFKHITIREGNVRELEIKNNKTRPNSRMAGHTGYITFARKL; this is encoded by the coding sequence ATGAAGATAATAGTAGACAAGAAAAACAGGAAATATATAGTACAGGACAAAGAATTCCATACAGAAAAAGGAGTTATACCTGAAGAAGATATAATTAATGCTAAAGTAGGTGATGTTCTTGAAACTCATATGGGTAAGAAATATACTGTAATAGAACCAAATATTAATGATTATATTGATTTAATGAAAAGAAAATGTTCTATTATATTGCCCCAAGATCTTGGATTAGTTATAGGTTTTACAGGTATAGGTTATGGTAGTAAAATTGTAGAATCAGGTACTGGTGCTGGAAGTAGTCTACTATTCTTTGCAAATATTGTAGGTCCAAAAGGTCATGTTTCAAGTTATGAAATAAGAGAAGATTTTGTTAAAATAATTCAAGAAAATATTGAAGGTACTGATTTTGAGAATATAACATTATATAATCAAGATGTTACAGAAGGTTTTAAAGAAGAAGATAACTCTATAGACTTAGTTTTCCTTGATTTACCAAAACCAGGTGATGTTATTGAAGATAGTTATAGAATTCTTAAAACAGGTGGTTTTATAGCTGTTTATACGCCATATGTGGAACAATTTCAAATTGTTAATAAAATATTAGGTAAAACAGGTTTTAAACATATAACAATCAGAGAAGGTAATGTGAGAGAACTTGAAATTAAAAATAATAAAACAAGACCAAATAGTAGAATGGCTGGTCATACAGGCTATATTACATTTGCAAGAAAATTATAA
- a CDS encoding DUF3427 domain-containing protein has product MSDSKFILNNSKHNMKVLSTIQNELHTCDEFYISVAFITESGITPLLQNLKELESNNIKGKILTTDYLFFSEPNALRRLNKLNNIEVKLYSVNEKKYGFHTKGYIFRKKDEYNILIGSSNLTQNALTINKEWNLLTSTSSSEDLNKEIIKEFNEYWEDAFELNECIDEYSKLYEENLEIQMKSWIKPAPPKFKPNNMQKQFIINLKKIIEKGHKRGLLISATGTGKTFASAFGLKSINPKRILFLVHREQIAKQAMETYERIFSDKNMGLLSGNEKNYYSDFLFSTVQMMSKEEVYSKYDKNYFDYIIIDEVHRAGAKSYQKIMNYFTPKFYLGMTASPDRSDEIDIYELFNHNIIYEIRLKDALEEDMLCSFNYFGITDEAVDVNDISDTRINNIIENIEYYGYNGKRVKGLVFCNNKINAKILSDEFNKRGYKTISLTGDSSQNEREEAIDRLVSDEHVDYLDYIFTVDIFNEGVDIKEINQIVMLRETESSIIFIQQLGRGLRKHEDKDYVVVLDFIGNYKNNFMIPVALSDDTTYDKDYLRKFMINRNNLLIGSSTINFDKISEERIYNSINKAKFNNLNFIRTEYLKLKHKLGHIPTLYDFYKYNQLDPIFIIDCMNHLNSLKTNKTYPFLVAKIDSDYKYTFNDCESLYIQFITQKIVNSKRPHELLILQIIINNNTLEIDDFEKILSEKYNIVKDMNTIKSALRILNKSFYKPREYTMYQTVELINQNKNTIQIADKFKKLLKNNEFNDNIHDLIQLGLKKYEKQYNEFRDNMHFKLYEKYSRAEIAKLLNWPEKDAIYGYVIKENINNEKTCPFCVTYDKTENDSESTRYVNKFYDNETLSWMATSSRTFESKDVKEILNYEENNMKFYLFMKKNNDEGKDFYYLGPIIPTEPTETKVKIKNGVVKDTVNFKLKLKYPVREDMYEYFIK; this is encoded by the coding sequence TTGTCTGATTCTAAATTTATATTAAATAATTCAAAACACAATATGAAAGTACTTAGCACTATTCAAAATGAACTACATACCTGTGATGAATTTTATATAAGTGTAGCTTTCATTACAGAAAGTGGTATAACTCCTCTTCTTCAAAATTTAAAGGAATTAGAATCTAATAACATAAAAGGTAAAATATTAACAACCGATTACTTATTTTTTAGTGAACCTAATGCACTTAGACGATTAAATAAATTAAACAATATTGAAGTTAAATTATATTCTGTTAATGAAAAAAAATATGGATTTCACACAAAAGGATACATATTCAGAAAAAAAGATGAATATAATATATTAATTGGAAGTTCTAATCTTACACAAAACGCATTAACTATTAATAAAGAATGGAATCTTTTAACATCCACCAGTTCAAGTGAAGATTTAAATAAAGAAATTATTAAAGAATTTAATGAATATTGGGAAGATGCATTTGAATTAAATGAATGTATTGATGAATATAGTAAATTATATGAAGAAAATTTAGAAATACAGATGAAATCTTGGATTAAACCCGCACCTCCCAAATTTAAACCAAATAATATGCAGAAACAATTCATTATAAATTTAAAAAAAATAATTGAAAAGGGACATAAAAGAGGATTACTTATTAGTGCAACAGGAACTGGTAAAACATTTGCTTCCGCATTTGGTTTGAAAAGTATTAATCCTAAAAGAATTTTATTTCTAGTTCACCGTGAACAAATCGCAAAACAAGCTATGGAAACCTATGAAAGAATATTCAGTGATAAAAATATGGGTTTATTATCAGGAAATGAGAAGAATTATTATTCAGATTTCCTATTTAGTACTGTTCAGATGATGTCAAAGGAAGAAGTTTACTCTAAATATGATAAAAACTATTTTGATTATATTATCATTGATGAAGTTCATCGTGCTGGAGCTAAAAGTTATCAAAAAATAATGAATTATTTCACTCCAAAATTCTACCTAGGAATGACAGCATCACCAGATAGATCAGATGAAATTGATATTTATGAATTATTTAATCATAATATTATCTACGAAATACGATTGAAAGATGCATTAGAAGAAGATATGCTTTGCAGTTTTAATTATTTTGGAATTACAGATGAAGCTGTAGATGTTAATGATATATCAGATACTAGAATAAACAATATAATTGAAAATATAGAATATTATGGTTACAATGGAAAACGTGTGAAAGGATTAGTTTTTTGTAATAATAAAATTAATGCAAAAATATTATCAGATGAATTTAACAAAAGAGGGTATAAGACTATTAGTTTAACTGGTGATTCAAGTCAAAATGAACGAGAAGAAGCCATTGATAGACTTGTATCAGATGAACACGTAGATTATCTTGATTATATATTTACTGTAGATATATTCAATGAAGGTGTGGATATTAAAGAAATTAATCAGATTGTAATGCTTCGTGAAACTGAATCAAGTATAATCTTTATTCAACAATTAGGTAGAGGTCTTAGAAAGCATGAAGACAAAGATTATGTTGTTGTACTTGATTTTATTGGAAATTATAAAAATAATTTCATGATACCTGTCGCATTATCTGATGATACAACCTATGATAAAGATTATCTTCGTAAATTCATGATTAATAGAAATAACTTATTAATTGGTAGTTCTACTATTAATTTTGACAAAATATCTGAAGAAAGAATATATAACTCAATAAATAAAGCTAAATTTAATAATTTGAATTTTATAAGAACAGAATATTTGAAACTCAAACACAAACTAGGTCATATACCAACATTGTATGATTTTTATAAATATAATCAATTAGATCCAATTTTTATAATAGATTGTATGAATCATTTAAATTCATTGAAAACTAATAAAACCTATCCTTTTTTAGTTGCAAAAATAGATTCAGACTATAAATATACATTTAATGATTGTGAATCATTATATATCCAATTTATAACTCAAAAAATAGTTAATAGTAAAAGACCTCATGAATTACTTATATTACAAATAATTATTAACAATAATACACTCGAAATAGATGATTTTGAAAAAATATTAAGTGAAAAATATAATATTGTAAAGGATATGAATACCATAAAAAGTGCATTGAGAATTCTAAATAAATCATTTTACAAACCAAGAGAATACACTATGTATCAGACAGTAGAATTAATTAATCAGAACAAGAACACTATTCAAATAGCAGATAAATTCAAGAAATTATTAAAAAATAATGAATTTAATGATAATATACATGATTTAATACAATTAGGATTAAAAAAATATGAAAAACAATACAATGAATTTAGAGATAACATGCATTTCAAGTTATATGAAAAATATTCGAGAGCTGAAATAGCAAAACTATTGAATTGGCCAGAAAAAGATGCTATTTATGGTTATGTTATAAAAGAAAATATTAATAATGAAAAAACATGTCCTTTCTGTGTTACTTATGATAAAACAGAAAATGATAGTGAAAGCACCAGATATGTAAATAAATTCTATGATAATGAAACATTAAGTTGGATGGCGACAAGTTCTCGAACATTTGAATCTAAAGATGTTAAAGAAATTTTAAATTATGAAGAAAATAATATGAAATTCTATTTATTTATGAAAAAAAATAATGATGAAGGAAAAGATTTCTACTACTTAGGTCCAATTATACCTACAGAACCCACAGAGACTAAAGTAAAAATTAAAAATGGTGTTGTTAAAGATACTGTTAATTTTAAATTAAAATTAAAATATCCTGTACGTGAAGACATGTATGAATATTTTATAAAATAA
- a CDS encoding DEAD/DEAH box helicase, producing MNNWIEHEYINKETIEGRVYQQSLAMSVLNKGNTMIIAPTAMGKTVVAALISAERLKNFKDSKILILAPSKPLTLQHERSFNEFLNTSIASLTGNDKPSDRKKLWEENQVICATPQTIESDIISREYDFKDVSLIVFDECHHAVGSYSYVYIAQKYVQQAKNQLILGLTASPGWEEKKIKEVSRNIYVNEIIIKSEEDPDVAPYFKQVETKWIKVKLNKELQEIKDLINETLKMRLRTLKKLGIIDSIAKPSKREILVEQARLQQKIASSSMPKKEYFTGVSILTEVINIMHSQELLETQTITTLNNYFNKLEKKKTKAAKSLKNDYKFNKAVMLTRKYVEKGIDHPKMTRLIELVNQILKENPNNKIIVFSQFRDTTKSIYGKFKENDIKSLRFYGQASRDNDKGLSQKKQIETIDAFKNEDYNVLISTSVAEEGIDIPSVDYVILYEPVPSEIRMIQRKGRTGRKHQGEMFILMTKGTLDESYYWSSQRKERAMKNNIYNSYKKNHYTLDNYVAAKEDVTSYNLNTETTDEDAEAVIYVDYREKNSNILRELDKIKCEIKVKSMTIGDYQITDDIIIERKTVEDFSKSITDKRLYQQAKELASNCSKPLMIIEGENIYHSFLHPNAIRGALASIALDFKIPIIQTQSETDTAFMLKRIALREQDKDNKKPVSIRTQSKPVTLPEQQLFITESLPGIGPVSAKSLLNHFKTVKNIVNASKNELKEVEGIGEKTATNIIDVTQREFKEQ from the coding sequence ATGAATAATTGGATAGAACATGAATATATAAATAAAGAAACTATAGAAGGCAGAGTTTATCAGCAAAGTCTTGCTATGAGTGTGCTTAATAAAGGAAATACTATGATTATAGCACCTACAGCTATGGGTAAAACTGTAGTAGCAGCATTAATTTCTGCTGAAAGACTTAAAAATTTTAAAGATAGTAAAATTCTCATATTAGCTCCAAGTAAACCACTGACATTACAACATGAACGTAGTTTTAATGAATTTCTAAATACATCCATTGCAAGTCTAACAGGAAATGATAAGCCAAGTGATAGAAAAAAACTATGGGAAGAAAACCAAGTGATATGTGCTACTCCTCAAACTATTGAATCAGATATAATTTCTAGAGAATATGATTTTAAAGATGTATCACTTATAGTCTTTGATGAATGTCATCATGCAGTTGGATCTTATTCTTATGTATATATTGCTCAAAAATATGTACAACAGGCAAAAAATCAATTAATATTAGGTTTAACTGCTAGTCCTGGATGGGAAGAAAAGAAAATTAAAGAAGTTTCACGTAATATTTATGTTAATGAGATAATAATTAAAAGTGAAGAGGATCCTGATGTTGCTCCTTATTTTAAACAAGTAGAAACAAAATGGATAAAAGTAAAGCTTAATAAGGAACTTCAGGAAATTAAAGATTTAATTAATGAAACCTTGAAAATGAGGCTTAGAACTCTGAAAAAATTAGGTATTATTGATTCTATTGCTAAACCATCAAAGAGAGAAATTTTAGTAGAACAAGCTAGATTACAACAGAAAATTGCATCAAGTAGTATGCCTAAAAAAGAATATTTTACAGGAGTTTCTATATTAACAGAAGTTATTAACATAATGCATTCACAGGAATTACTTGAAACACAAACTATTACAACATTAAATAATTATTTTAATAAACTAGAAAAAAAGAAAACAAAAGCTGCAAAATCACTGAAAAATGATTATAAATTTAATAAAGCAGTTATGCTAACTAGGAAATATGTTGAAAAAGGAATTGATCATCCTAAAATGACACGTTTAATAGAGTTAGTTAATCAAATTCTTAAAGAAAATCCTAATAATAAAATAATAGTATTTAGTCAATTTAGAGATACTACTAAGAGTATTTATGGTAAATTTAAAGAAAATGATATAAAATCATTGCGTTTTTATGGTCAAGCCTCAAGAGATAATGATAAAGGATTAAGTCAAAAGAAACAAATTGAAACTATTGATGCATTTAAAAATGAAGATTATAATGTATTAATATCAACGAGTGTAGCTGAAGAAGGAATTGATATACCTTCAGTAGATTATGTTATATTATATGAACCTGTTCCATCAGAAATAAGGATGATTCAAAGAAAAGGAAGAACAGGACGTAAACATCAAGGTGAAATGTTTATATTAATGACTAAAGGAACATTAGATGAATCATATTATTGGTCTAGTCAAAGAAAAGAAAGAGCTATGAAAAATAACATTTATAATTCATATAAAAAAAATCATTACACTCTTGATAACTATGTTGCAGCAAAAGAAGATGTTACCTCATATAACTTAAATACTGAAACAACAGATGAAGATGCTGAAGCTGTAATTTATGTTGATTATAGAGAGAAAAATTCAAATATTTTACGTGAATTAGATAAGATAAAATGTGAAATTAAAGTAAAAAGTATGACTATTGGTGATTATCAAATAACTGATGATATTATTATTGAAAGAAAAACTGTTGAAGATTTTAGTAAATCAATAACAGATAAAAGATTATACCAGCAAGCTAAAGAATTAGCTAGTAATTGTAGTAAACCCTTAATGATAATCGAAGGAGAAAACATTTATCATTCATTCCTTCACCCAAATGCTATAAGAGGAGCACTTGCATCTATAGCACTTGACTTTAAAATACCAATTATTCAAACTCAAAGTGAAACTGATACTGCATTTATGCTAAAAAGAATTGCATTAAGAGAACAAGATAAAGATAATAAAAAACCAGTGAGTATAAGAACACAATCAAAACCAGTTACATTACCAGAACAACAATTATTTATAACAGAAAGTCTACCAGGAATAGGACCAGTATCTGCAAAAAGCTTACTGAACCACTTTAAAACTGTAAAAAACATAGTTAATGCTTCAAAAAATGAATTAAAAGAAGTTGAAGGTATTGGTGAAAAAACTGCAACAAATATTATTGATGTAACACAACGAGAATTTAAAGAACAATAA
- a CDS encoding aconitase X catalytic domain-containing protein: MQLTKYEEDMYNGEYGEGKAESMEILVSLGKIYDAEKMIPITSAQVSGVSYKTIGDAGLDFVVDLGKKADVTLETMLNPAGVDIENWKELGFSEEFTEKQIKIIEGYESIGVMSTCTCTPYLIGNAPMLNEHVAWSESSAVCYVNSVIGARTNREGGPSALLAAIVGRTPYYGNHIPENRTADIIFDVDYDFTTEAEIGALGYHVGQIVNDKKPYFKLNNNPGRNNLKLLGAALASSGAVSLYHVENITPEANFAKSQDSFEELEVVSLEKSDIIDTIEKLSTTDKTPDLVCLGCPHASITEIQKVAQLIKGKKLNKDLWICTSKAIKSISEQCGYLDIIEAAGGKIVSDTCMVVAPVEELNYDVIGVNSAKAANYVPNMGNLDVVYDTVENLIDMIT, translated from the coding sequence ATGCAGCTTACGAAATATGAAGAAGATATGTATAATGGTGAATATGGAGAAGGTAAAGCTGAAAGTATGGAAATATTAGTAAGCTTAGGAAAGATATATGATGCTGAAAAAATGATTCCTATTACTTCAGCACAAGTATCTGGAGTTTCTTATAAAACCATTGGAGATGCAGGATTAGATTTTGTAGTTGATTTAGGTAAAAAAGCAGATGTAACCTTGGAAACTATGTTAAATCCAGCTGGTGTAGATATTGAAAACTGGAAAGAATTAGGTTTCAGTGAAGAATTTACTGAAAAACAAATTAAAATCATAGAAGGTTATGAAAGTATTGGTGTTATGAGTACATGTACATGTACACCATACCTTATAGGAAATGCTCCTATGCTTAATGAACATGTTGCATGGTCTGAATCATCTGCAGTGTGTTATGTTAATAGTGTTATTGGAGCTAGAACTAACCGTGAAGGTGGACCAAGTGCATTACTTGCAGCTATAGTTGGTCGAACACCTTATTATGGAAATCATATCCCTGAAAATAGAACTGCAGACATAATTTTTGATGTGGATTATGATTTTACAACGGAGGCTGAAATTGGAGCACTAGGTTATCATGTTGGACAAATAGTTAATGATAAAAAACCATACTTTAAGCTTAATAATAATCCTGGAAGAAATAATCTTAAATTATTAGGAGCTGCACTTGCTTCTAGTGGTGCTGTTAGTTTATATCATGTTGAAAATATTACTCCTGAAGCTAATTTTGCTAAAAGTCAGGATTCATTTGAAGAACTTGAAGTAGTAAGTCTTGAAAAATCTGATATAATAGATACAATTGAAAAACTAAGTACAACTGATAAAACACCAGATTTAGTCTGTTTAGGATGTCCTCATGCATCTATTACTGAAATACAAAAAGTAGCTCAACTTATTAAAGGTAAAAAACTTAACAAAGATTTATGGATTTGTACATCAAAAGCTATTAAATCAATAAGTGAACAATGTGGTTATCTTGATATTATAGAAGCTGCTGGAGGAAAAATAGTTTCAGATACTTGTATGGTAGTAGCACCCGTGGAAGAACTTAATTACGATGTTATTGGTGTTAATTCAGCGAAAGCAGCAAATTATGTACCAAATATGGGTAATTTAGATGTTGTGTATGATACTGTTGAAAACCTTATTGATATGATAACATGA